The genomic interval CCGACGGAGAATCCGTCCGATCGTGACCAGGCGGATCGTGTCCTCATTCAATGGTGCGGCCTCTTCCCCGTACGGAGCGGCCCAGCCGCGGACACCGGGGTTTGGTCCCGGCAGGCGGCGGCATAGGCGGCGAGCAGTGACGCTTGCGAGTTCTCCCAGGACAGCGGCCCACTGACCCGCTCCTGGCCGATCTTGCCCATCCGCGCCCGCTTCTGCGGATCGTCGAGGAGCAGCGCGATGAGCTTGGCGAACTGGGCCTCGTCGTCGTCGGGCGCGTAGACGGCGGCGTCACCGGCGGAGACGCGCGCCTCCCGGAGGTCGAACGAGACGATCGGCCGTCCCATCGCCATGTACTCCAGGACCTTGTTCATGGTCGACACGTCGTTGAGCGGATTGCACGGGTCGGGAGAGAGGCACACGTCCGCCGTGCACAGGTAGCGCACCAGGTCGGCGTCCGGGATGCGCCCGGTGAACTGCACCTGCTCGGAGAGACCGAGTCGCCCGGCCAGCTCCACCATCGCGTCGAAGGCGTCGCCGGCGCCGACGAAGACCGCGTGCCAGTCGGTCCGCCCGAGTTCGTCGCGCAGCTTCGCCAGGGCCCGCAAGGCGTAGTCGACGCCGTCCTGCGGGCCCATGACGCCGAGGTAGCACAGGAGATGGGGCTTGCCGCGCTTCAACTCCGGCTCCGGCGGCACCGGTTGGAACCGGTCGGTCGCGGGCGCGCTGCGCACCACGAAGACGTCCTCCGGCCGCTTGCCGCCACGGCGCAGCGCGACGTCCCGGTAGCTCTCGTTCGTGGCGAGCACGATGTCCGCGGCCCGGTAGGTCCGCCGCTCCAGCGCGCACACGGCGCGGTAGAGCAGGTCCTCGCCGCGGTCGAACCGGGAGAGGTACAGCTCGGGCACCAGGTCGTGCTGGTCGAAGACGAACCGCGCGCCGCGCCGCTTCATCCACAGGGCCGGGAGGAACAGCAGGTCGGGCGGGTTGCAGGCGTGGACCACGTCGACCGGGCCGACCTTGCGGGCCAGCCGGACCGTGTGCCAGAGCGCCGTTCCGTACTCGCGTAGGTAGCCGGCCGGTCCTCCGGTGGCCGCGCGCAACGGGTAGCGGTGGATCCGCACCCCGTCGATCACCGCTTCCGGTTCCGTGTCCCGTTTCTCCCCCTGAGGGCAGATGACGTGCACTTCCCAGCCCGCGTCGCGCAGGGTGGTGCACTCCTGCCACACCCGCCGGTCGAAGGGCACCGAAAGGTTCTCCACCAGGATCAGCGCGCGTCGGTTCGACCCGTCGCGGCTGATTGCGTCACCAAGCAAGGCCCATGTACCCCGGTTCGTTCCGGCGCGTCTCTGCGTCGGGAAGGTGGATGAGGTCGACGATCATCGGTCCGCCCGTGTGGGGCAGCGCCGCCAGCACGGCCGGATCCTTGGTCCCGACCAGGCACACCTCGGCGTGCTCCAGCACCTCGTCGACGGAGTCGGCGAGCAGTTGCGCGAGATGCGGCAGCCGGCTCTCGATGTACTCGCGGTTCGCGCCGAGCAGCCGGGAGAGGCTCACGTTGGCGTCGTAGATCTTGAGGTCGTAGCCCTTGCCGAAGAGCCGCTCCGCGAGTTCGACGAGCGGGCTCTCGCGGAGGTCGTCGGTGCCGGGTTTGAAGGACAGCCCGAACAGGCCCACCTTGCGTTTGCCGGTGCGCTCGACCAGGTCCACCGCTCGCTGGAGATGGTCGGAGTTGGAGGCCAGCACGTGGGAGAGGATGGGTACCGAGACGTCGGCCCGCTGCGCCGCGTGGACCAGGCTGCGCAGGTCCTTGGGCAGGCAGGAACCACCGAAGGCGAAGCCGGGCCGCAGGTAGGCAGGGCTGATGTTCAGCTTGCGGTCGGCCAGGAACACGTCCATCACCTGGTGCGAGTCCACCCCGAGCGCCTGGCACACCGAGCCCAGCTCGTTCGCGAAGCCGATCTTGAGGCCGTGGAACGCGTTGTCCGCGTACTTGATGGCCTCGGCGGTCGGGATCGGCACCCGGAACACCTCGCCGGGCAGGCCCTCGTAGAGCGCCGCCAGCGCGTCGCCGCTCGCCGGGTCGAGTTCGCCGATGACGGTCTTGGGCGGGTCGAAGAAGTCCTGCACGCTGGTGCCCTCGCGCAGGAACTCCGGGTTGACCGCGACCCCGAAGTCCACCCCGGCCGTGCCGCCGACGTTCTTCTCCAGGATCGGCACCAGCAGGTTCAGGCAGGTGCCCGGGAGCATGGTGCTGCGGAACACGACGGTCTGCCGCCCGCCCCGCTCGGCGAGCGCGGCGCCGATCTCCTCGGTGACCCGCTCCAAGTAGGTGGTGCACAGGCTGCCGTTGGGCTCCGACGGCGTGCCCACGCAGATCAGCGACACCTCGCTGCCCATGATCGCCTCGCGGACGTCACCGGTGGCGCGGAGCGCTCCGGTCCGCACGACCTCGGCGATGAGCTCGCCGATCCGCTCCTCGACCACCGGGGCCTTGCCGTCGTTGACCAGGTCGACCTTCACCTGGTTCACGTCCACCCCGATGACCTCGTGCCCCATGCTGGCCAGGCACGCAGCCGACACACAGCCCACGTAGCCGAGCCCGAAAACGCTGACTCTCATGCCCCGTCTCTCCCCCCAGTCAGGCCCTTGCGGCCTGCGGTCCGCGCGTCGGTCGGTCGACCCCCGCGCATCAGTAGGCCCCCTGCCCGTGGAGCACCGCACGCAGCGTCTTCCACAAGATCACCGTGTCCAGGGCGAGCGACCAGTCCTCCACGTACCGCAGGTCGAGGCGGACCGCCTCCTCCCACGACAGATCACTGCGTCCGCTGATCTGCCACAGGCCGGTGAGCCCGGGCTTGACCAGCAGCCGTCTTCGGATGTCCGGGCCGTACGCGGCGGACTCCTCCGGCAGCGGAGGCCGCGGTCCGACGAGCGACATCGATCCGGTGAGCACGTTGAAAAGCTGCGGGAGCTCGTCGAGCGAGTACCGGCGCAGCACCGCTCCCACCCGGGTCACCCGCGGATCCCGGCGGAGCTTGAACAGCAGACCCGCGCCCTCGTTCCGGCCGGCCAGGTCCGCACGCGCCCCGTGGGCCCCGGTGACCATGGTGCGGAACTTGACGATGGTGAACTCGCGGCCGTCCTTGCCGACCCTGCGCTGGCGGTAGATCGCCCCGCCCCGGCTGTCCATCAGCACGAGCAGTCCGACGAGGAGCATCAGCGGCGCCAACAGCACCAGCAGAATCGTTGCGCCTATCCGGTCCACGACCCCTTTGATCGCCCGGCGGCCCCCGCTGAAGGTCGGCATGCTGACCCGCAGCAGCGGGATTCCGAGCACCGCGTCGACATGCAGGCGCGGGCCGGCCACCTCCATCAGCACGGGGGCCACGATCATCTCGGCGTCGCTGCCTTCGAGGTTCCAGGCCAGCCGCTGCAACCGGTCCGGTGACCAGTGCGGGTCCGGGGTGACGGCGACGACACGGTAGCCGTCGTGACGGACGTGCTTGGCGACGTCCTCCAGCAGGCCTATGACCGGGACTCCGTCCAACTGGTCACCGTCGAGGCCGCCTTGCTCGCCGTCGATCCCCCGGCCGTCCGTCGTGCACACCGCCTCCACCCGCCAGCCGAGGTGCGGGAACTTGCGGGTGCGGTTGATCAGGTCACGCACGGTGGCCGGGCTCCCGGCGGCGAGCACCGGTCTCAGGCACCGTCCTTCGTTGCGCTGTCTGTGCAGCCAGAGCCGGAGCACATACCGCTCGGTCATGGTGACGAGCGCGATCGCCGGGATCGCGACGAAGATCCAGAGCTTGATGTTGCGCGAGGTCAGAGCGATCCCGCCGAGCGCCAGCACGACGGTCGCCGTGAACAGCGAGCGTCCGAGCCGACGGAATTCCTCGGCACCCTGGCCGAGCACGGCCGGAGCCCACGACCGGCTCACCGCGAGCGCCCCCAGCACCAGCAACTGGGTGCCGAAAGCGAGAATCTCCCATTTCTCATGCCAGTTGGCCGCGTCCCGGGCCCCGAAGAAGTCGCCGATCGCCGCCACCACGAAAGCGGTGGCCACGGTGTCGCTGAAGATCACGGTACGGCGGTACCGCTGCTCCCAATCGGTCGCGGACTGGCTGATCGCCCCGTTCGCCAGACGCTCGCGCGCCGACGGAAAAGGGCCGACTATTCCCCCCTGCCGCACAGAACCCCCCAAGGTCCCCAGTGGTACGGCGTCGCCGCCGCACACTGTTTCGCCCCCTGCGGAGGGTCCCCGCCCCCCGCACTGTGCCTCCCCTAGGGAGGCCCCCCACTGCGCTGTTCCCCCTCAGAAGGCCACCGCCCCCGGCGTATGGCATCCCGACTGTCGCAGAGCTACGTGAACAACCCGGAAACCTGTCGGGACTTCGGATGCTCCCCGCGCACCAAGTCCCTCTTGAGCTCCGAGAATTGATCACCCCCACGTCCGGCGCGAGAGACGCGGCCACTGGCCGTCCACAACGCCGGACCCATAGATCACCTTTTGTCGCCTGGTGTCCCACCATGCGAAAGCACGGTCAATCTAGACCATCTATGGGCGCCTGGAGAGAGGTCTGTGTGGACTTTGTGCTCAATATTTGCAGGCGGGTCCATAGATCGGCGACCGCCTACGGGTGTCTCGGTGACGGAAAACGTGCGGTGCGCCCTGCGACGGCGGGAGTTCTCCGAGCCGACGGCACCGGCGACCCGAGGCGTCCCGGCACCGATCGACGACACCCGGGAACAGGTCTTCACCGCTCCGTTTGCGCAGGCAGACGCCGAGAACGACCTCGCCCGGGTCGTCGCCGTCGACTCCAAGATCGTGCGCGCCGACCAGCACGCCTCCGAAGCCCACCCAAACCGGCCACGGCCGTGTCGGGCGCCCAACCGCCCAACCCACATGCCTATGTGGCGCATTCTCGCGAGCCGTCCGACCCCACCTCAGGAGGCAGGGCAAGCGCGCGGTGGTGCCGCAGGGGCCGATCAGATCGCCGCACGCGAACACCGCGACGGACTCGGCCGCCGGCCTTCGCCGGTACGGGAGCGCGACAGGATCACGTCGAAGACCGCGCACCGACCCGTCCCCGAACCAGAACCAGCCCCGCACCCGACCCGGGAACACCCTGCGCCCACCACGCCCGCAGACACGACAAAGACCGCCTTCCCATCGCTGAGAAAACGGCCTCTGACCTGCGACTTAAAAAGTCGGGACGACAGGATTTGAACCTGCGACCCCTTGACCCCCAGTCAAGTGCGCTACCAAGCTGCGCCACGTCCCGTTGCCCGTCTGACCTGGGGTTTCCCCTGGTTGAACGCGCATGGAAACAATACCGCACTCCCGTCGATGATCGCGCACGCCTTTATTCGGCGCCGACTTTCGGCCGACTCCGCACGACTCCCCTGCGGCGCTTGACCTGAAGTTTGGTTGAGGTTGCACGATCGTCCGCATGACGACGACCACCACGGAACACAACCGCCTCCACACGTACGGCGAGCTGCCCCGCCTCATGGGGCTGATGACCGGCGACGAGAAGCACGGGCCGGCGGCGACCTCGACGCTGGATGCGCTGTGGGTCCTCTACGACCGGGTTCTGCGGGTCGGCCCGGAGCGGATGGACGACCCCGAGCGTGACCGGTTCCTGCTGTCCAAGGGGCACGGTCCCATGGCCTACTACGCGGTGCTGGCCGCCAAGGGATTCGTACCGGTGGAGTGGCTCCCGGACTTCGGTTCCTACGACTCGCCGCTCGGGCACCACCCCGACCGGGTGCTGGTGCCGGGCGCCGAGGTCGGCAGCGGGTCGCTGGGGCACGGGCTGCCGATCGCCGTCGGGACGGCACTGGGGCTGCGTGCCCAGGGGCGCGCCGAACCGCGGGTCTGGGTGCTGGTCGGGGACGCCGAGCTGGACGAGGGCAGCAACCACGAGGCCATCGCCTTCGCCGGGCCCGCCGGACTGGACCGGCTGCACACCGTCGTCGTGGACAACGCATCCGCCAGCCACGCCCGGCCGGGCGGCATCGCCGCCCGCTTCGAGGCCGCGGGCTGGTCCGCGGCGACGGTCGACGGCCGTGACCACGAAGCGCTGTACGCCGCCTTCAACGCGCCGCACCCCGGCCGACCGCACGTGGTCGTGGCCCGGGTGGAGCCGAAGTCCACCTGATCGCCCCCTCCCTCTCTCCCTCCTCACCAGCACATAGAGAAAGGCACCCCATGGACACCATGCGTGACCGTTTGGCCCCGGTCGTCTCCCGGCTGCTCGACGAGGACCCGCGGGTCGCGGTCGTGCTCGCCGAGATCGGCAAGGACGGCTTCGCGGACGCCCAACTCCGGCACCCCGACCGGGTGATCAACGTCGGCATCCGCGAGCAGCTCCTCGTCGGGGCGGGCGCGGGACTCGCCCTGACCGGGATGCGTCCGGTCGTGCACACCTTCGCGAGTTTCCTCGTCGAGCGGCCCTTCGAGCAGGTCAAGCTGGACCTCGGGCACCAGGACGTCGGCGCGGTGCTGGTGAGCGCGGCGGCCTCCTTCGACTGGCCGGCCGGCGGGTTCACGCACATGGCTCCGGGCGACGTGGCCCTCCTCGACACCCTGGACGGCTGGACCGTGCACGTGCCGGGCCACCCGGACGAGGCCGAGACCCTGCTACGGCACGCGATCGCCGCGGGCGACGACAAGGTGTACGTACGGCTGTCCGTCCAGTCGAACGCGGACGCTCTCCCGGTCGACGGCACGCGCTTCCTCACCGTCCGCGAGGGCCGCTCCGGCGTGGTCGTCGCCGTCGGACCGATGCTCGACGCCGTCCTCACCGCGACGGAGGGCCTCGACGTCACCGTCCTGTACGCCACGACCGTACGGCCCTTCGACGCGGACGCGTTGCGCGCGGCCACGCGGGCTGCCGGGACGGATGTGGTCCTCGTCGAGCCGTATCTGGCGGGCACCTCGACAACAGCCGCGAACGACGCGCTCGCCGATGTACCCCACCGTGTCCTCGGCCTGGGTGTCGGACGCGCCGAACTCCGGCGCTACGGCACCGTCCCCGAACACCTCATCGCCCAGGGCCTCGACGCGCGGACGCTGCGCGAGCGAATCGGCGGGTTTGCAGGAGGAGGTCATGGGCGGGTGGTGGCGCGGGGCTGAGGCCGCGCCGTACGACAACGCCCGTACCGTCACCCGCAGCCGCACTCACCGAGCCCGTCTCCGTCGCCGTCAACTCTCTTGCGGACACGCCCGTTCACGCATCGCCGCATCGCTCGGGGCACTCGCCCCGCTCGGGCCGACCGGTATCGCGTCGGCCCGTATCAGCCCGCGAATGGCAGGCACCAGGAGCAGAACGGTCGGCACCGCGAAACTCATCGCCCCCGCGACGAGCAGCACATGATCGGCACCGATCCCCGCAGCCGCGGGGCCCGCCAAGGCCTGGCCGACGGGCATCATCGCGAGGGAGCCCGCCACGTCGTACGCGTGGATCCGGTTGAGGACGTCCGGCGGGACCTGGGTCTGGACGCTGGTCGCCCACATCACGCCCCAGAAGGACATCCCCACCCCGGCGACAGCGGCGCCGGCAGCCATGGCCGGTACGCCGAATCCCGCTCCGACGGTCGCCGGGAAACCGGCGAAGGCGAAGAGGGCGATCGCTCCGGCGCGCAGCATACGGCGGGGGCGCAGCCGCAGGGCCAGCAGTCCGCCTACGACGGTGCCCGCGCCGAGGGCCGAGTTGATCAGGCCGTAGGCGCGCGGTCCGTGCTGTTGCACCACCTCTGTCGCGACGAGCGGAACGGTCGGTCCCCATACCGCGATCATGTAGAGGCACCACACGGCGATGACTCCCCAGAGCCATGTGCGTGATCTGAACTCCCGCCATCCCTCGACCAGATCGGCCTTGAAGGCGCCCGACCCGTGCCCCGGCTCGCGGCTGCCCGGTGCGAGCGGGGGCAGCCGGAGGAGCAGGAGGCAGAGGGCGCTGACCGCGTAGGTGGCGGCGTGGGCCGCGAACACGCCGCCGGGCGAGGTGAATCCGACGAGCAGGCCCGCCACGGCCGGGCCCGCGAGTTGGGCGGCGGACTCGGCGATGCGTATCGCGCCGTTCGCGCCCTGGATGTCGGAGGCGAGTCGCGGCACCGTACTCGCCACGCCGGGCTGGAACACCGCACCAGCCACGCCGTTGACGAAGCCGATCGCGCAGATCTCCCAGAGCACGACATGGCCGGTGAAGAAGAGGGCGGCGGCGAGGGACTGGGTGCCGAGGCGCACCAGGTCGGCGCCGATCATCAGTTTGCGGGTGCTGAACCGGTCCGCGATCACCCCGCCGAAGACGACGAGTCCCGCGAAGGCGGCGGCCGTAGAGGCCATGGCGAGGCCTACCGCGCCCGCGCCGTACCCGTGTTCCAGGAGGCCGGCGGCGAGGGCCACGGGCAGCATGGTGTCGCCGAGCCGGGCGACGGCGCGGGCCACGAAGAACAGTGCGAAGTCCCGTGACCAGACGGGCCGTTCGCCACCCCCGGCGCCTCTCTTCGCCGCCCCCGCAACGGCTTCGGCACGCCTTCTCGCACCCCCTCCGGCAACGATGTCATCACCGTCGCCGCCCGCCCCGACCGACTGCATCCCCCACCGCTCCGTCCCCCGACCGCCGCCCCCGAAGCGCCCTGCCGGTGCTCATGACATCCCGCTCAACATCGTTGCCGTGGGAGCCGGATCCCCCTCCGTCCCGGCTCCCACTCCGCTTTCGGATGATGCCACGCGGCACTGACAACGCCCGAGGGAATTTCAGTCGCCGGACCCGGACGGGAGGCCCAACTCGGGGTAGGCGTCCAGGAGTCGGGGCGGGGCCGCCTGGCGCCAGGAGTCGGCGAGGACGTCACGGAGTTCGTCCTCGCCGTCCAGCGCGGAGAGGCGGGCCCGGACCCAGGCGAAGCCCGCCTCGTGGTCGGCGACCCAGAACTTCGCCGGTTCGGCCAGGACCAGTTCGTCGCGCTCCTCCTTGGGGCAGCGCACCGCGATGGAGGTCTCCTCCTCGGGCACGGTGACGAACATCTTTCCGGCGACCCTGAAGGTGGGCATGTTCCAGGCGATCTTCTCCGTCGTGTCCGGGAGGGAGAGGGCGATACGGCGTACGTCTTCGGCATCCGGCATGACTCGCAAGATAGCGGCTGCCACTGACAATCACCTGGTGAGAGTGCCCGCCCCCAAGTCCGCCTCGGCGCCCGCCTCCCCATCCGCCCCGACGCGCGCCGCCCTCCCCTCCCCCACGCGTTTGTAGTAGAGCGTCGTCGGCCGCAGCACCCCGGCGGGGCTCGCCGCGTAGTCCGGGATCACGCCGGCCCGGGTCCAACCGGCCGAGCGGTACAGGTGCTCGGCGGGGCTGTCGGTCTCGGTGTCGAGGTGGAGGAGGGTGATGCCGGCGGCGACGGCCGCGTCCTCGGCGACGGTCAGAAGCCGACGACCGAGCCCAGATCCCCTGGCCTCCCTGTGCACCATCAGCTTGACCAACTCGGCGCGGTGGCGACTGTTGGGCTTGCCGGGGAAGGCCAGGCTCACCGTGCCGACGACCCGGTCGCCGCTCAGTGCCACCCACACGGCGAGTTGCCCGGCGGCGACACCGTCGGCACGCTCGCGCCACCAGTCGACGGCCGCCGCCCGGCCGAGCGGCGCGAGGAACCCGATCGAGGCGCCGTCGTCCACGGTGTCGGTGAGCAGGTCCGCCAACTCATCGACGGCGGCGAGCAGTTGAGACGCGTCCAGAACCCGCACCGTCACCTTCACCCTCGCTTTTGCCTTCGCCATCACGGCAACACCACCGCCAGTGCGTAGCGCACGTCGTCAGGACCCGCGCACCGGAACCGCGTCGGTCCCCACACCCGCAACCGCAGACAGTCACCGGCGCCGAGGTGGTGTTCGGTGTCCTGGGCCGTCACGTCGAGGGCGCCCTCCAGGACCCAGATGTGCTGTTCCAGACCGGGCACGGGCGGCCGGTCGTAGGCGAGGTCGGCGCCCGCGCGGAGGCGTCCCTCGACGAGTTCGCCGCGCAGCCCGGTGTGCGGGGGCGACACGGATCGTCGTACGAAACCGGAGGCGCGGTCCTCCCACACAGGTTGCTCGGCGGCGCGGACCAGCAGAGCGGGTTCGGCCTCCACCTCGCTGAGGAGTTGGGACATGGTGCGGCCGTAGACACCGCACAGGCGGTTGAGGAGGGAGGCGGTGGGGCTGATCTCGGCGCGTTCGGCACGGGACAGGGTCGAACGGCTCACCCCGCTGCGTTCCGCCAACTCCCCCAGGGACCAGCCATGTTGGGCGCGCAGCTCGGCGAGCCGAGCGCCGAGTCGAATGTCCACCGGGTCGGTGGTCGTCGCGACCGTTTCCTCGGATCTCATATCCGGGACGCTATCCCGGATATGAGACAGCGAGGTTATGTCCGGGCCACTTCTTCCAGTGCGTCCAGTACCGGGCGGATCAGCGGGTGCTCCTCCGTGCCGCGTCGTACGGCGGCGAAGACCCGGCGCGTCGGGGCGACTCCGTCGACGGGCCGGACGACGACTCCGGTCAGGTCCATGCCGCGGAGCGCCGAGCGGGGGACGAGGGCCACGCCCGCGTCGGCCGAGGCGAGGGCGACGACGGCGCGGAAGTCGTCGGAGGAGTGTTCGAGGCGGGGTTGGAATCCGGCGTTCTCGCAGGCCAGGACGACGACCTCGTGGCAGGGGTTGCCGGGGTAGGGACCGATCCACGAGTCCTTGGCCAACTCGGCGAGGGGAACTTCATCGGCGTCGGCGAGGCGGTGGGTGACCGGGACGACCGCGTCGAACGGCTCGGCGTAGAGCGGGAGATGGGTCAGGCGCGGGTCGTCGGCGGGCGGCGCCCCGCGGTACTCGACGGCGACCGCCACATCCACCTGCCGGTCCAGCACCATCGGCAGACTGGCGTCGCCCTCGGCGTCCTGGACGCGGATGCGGATGCCGGGCGCGAGGCGGGCGAGCCGGGTCACCGCGGGTGCCACGACCTGCGCGATGCCGGTCGCGAACGCGGCGACGGTGACCGTGCCGGCCGCGCCCGAGCTGTACGCGGCGAGCTCCGCCTCGGCCCGTTCCAACTGGGCCAGGACCACGTTGGTGTGGCTCAGCAGGATCTCACCGGCCGGGGTCAGCCGTACGCCCTTGGCACCACGCTCGACCAGCCGGTGACCGGTCTCCTGCTCCAGCGCGGCGAGCTGCTGCGAGACCGCCGAGGGCGTGAGATACAACGCGGCGGCCGCCGCCGTCACGGTGCGGTGGTCGGCCACCGCACGGAGGATGTGGAGCCGCCGAGCTTCGATCATGGGACCGATTATCGCAATATGTCCGAGGGGTCGGGCGAACGCGGGGCGGTGCTGAGTCCGGGACGGGGGCCCGGGCGAGGTTGAGGGCGGGGGCCATGGCGAGGTTGGGCTCCGAGCTGGATCTCGGGGCCCGGTCCGGTCAGGGCCCAGGCCGGCTGCGGGGCGGGGACCGGACACGCGTCGGGTCAGGGACCGGGGCGGGTGCGGGGCGGGTGCGGAGCGGGGCGGGTGCGGAGCGGGGCGGGTCCGGAGCGGGGCGGGTCCGGAGCGGGGCGGGTCCGGAGCGGGGACCGGTCAGGGTCCGGG from Streptomyces sp. NBC_01288 carries:
- a CDS encoding glycosyltransferase family 4 protein, translated to MLGDAISRDGSNRRALILVENLSVPFDRRVWQECTTLRDAGWEVHVICPQGEKRDTEPEAVIDGVRIHRYPLRAATGGPAGYLREYGTALWHTVRLARKVGPVDVVHACNPPDLLFLPALWMKRRGARFVFDQHDLVPELYLSRFDRGEDLLYRAVCALERRTYRAADIVLATNESYRDVALRRGGKRPEDVFVVRSAPATDRFQPVPPEPELKRGKPHLLCYLGVMGPQDGVDYALRALAKLRDELGRTDWHAVFVGAGDAFDAMVELAGRLGLSEQVQFTGRIPDADLVRYLCTADVCLSPDPCNPLNDVSTMNKVLEYMAMGRPIVSFDLREARVSAGDAAVYAPDDDEAQFAKLIALLLDDPQKRARMGKIGQERVSGPLSWENSQASLLAAYAAACRDQTPVSAAGPLRTGKRPHH
- a CDS encoding nucleotide sugar dehydrogenase gives rise to the protein MRVSVFGLGYVGCVSAACLASMGHEVIGVDVNQVKVDLVNDGKAPVVEERIGELIAEVVRTGALRATGDVREAIMGSEVSLICVGTPSEPNGSLCTTYLERVTEEIGAALAERGGRQTVVFRSTMLPGTCLNLLVPILEKNVGGTAGVDFGVAVNPEFLREGTSVQDFFDPPKTVIGELDPASGDALAALYEGLPGEVFRVPIPTAEAIKYADNAFHGLKIGFANELGSVCQALGVDSHQVMDVFLADRKLNISPAYLRPGFAFGGSCLPKDLRSLVHAAQRADVSVPILSHVLASNSDHLQRAVDLVERTGKRKVGLFGLSFKPGTDDLRESPLVELAERLFGKGYDLKIYDANVSLSRLLGANREYIESRLPHLAQLLADSVDEVLEHAEVCLVGTKDPAVLAALPHTGGPMIVDLIHLPDAETRRNEPGYMGLAW
- a CDS encoding sugar transferase: MRQGGIVGPFPSARERLANGAISQSATDWEQRYRRTVIFSDTVATAFVVAAIGDFFGARDAANWHEKWEILAFGTQLLVLGALAVSRSWAPAVLGQGAEEFRRLGRSLFTATVVLALGGIALTSRNIKLWIFVAIPAIALVTMTERYVLRLWLHRQRNEGRCLRPVLAAGSPATVRDLINRTRKFPHLGWRVEAVCTTDGRGIDGEQGGLDGDQLDGVPVIGLLEDVAKHVRHDGYRVVAVTPDPHWSPDRLQRLAWNLEGSDAEMIVAPVLMEVAGPRLHVDAVLGIPLLRVSMPTFSGGRRAIKGVVDRIGATILLVLLAPLMLLVGLLVLMDSRGGAIYRQRRVGKDGREFTIVKFRTMVTGAHGARADLAGRNEGAGLLFKLRRDPRVTRVGAVLRRYSLDELPQLFNVLTGSMSLVGPRPPLPEESAAYGPDIRRRLLVKPGLTGLWQISGRSDLSWEEAVRLDLRYVEDWSLALDTVILWKTLRAVLHGQGAY
- a CDS encoding transketolase, which translates into the protein MTTTTTEHNRLHTYGELPRLMGLMTGDEKHGPAATSTLDALWVLYDRVLRVGPERMDDPERDRFLLSKGHGPMAYYAVLAAKGFVPVEWLPDFGSYDSPLGHHPDRVLVPGAEVGSGSLGHGLPIAVGTALGLRAQGRAEPRVWVLVGDAELDEGSNHEAIAFAGPAGLDRLHTVVVDNASASHARPGGIAARFEAAGWSAATVDGRDHEALYAAFNAPHPGRPHVVVARVEPKST
- a CDS encoding transketolase family protein; protein product: MDTMRDRLAPVVSRLLDEDPRVAVVLAEIGKDGFADAQLRHPDRVINVGIREQLLVGAGAGLALTGMRPVVHTFASFLVERPFEQVKLDLGHQDVGAVLVSAAASFDWPAGGFTHMAPGDVALLDTLDGWTVHVPGHPDEAETLLRHAIAAGDDKVYVRLSVQSNADALPVDGTRFLTVREGRSGVVVAVGPMLDAVLTATEGLDVTVLYATTVRPFDADALRAATRAAGTDVVLVEPYLAGTSTTAANDALADVPHRVLGLGVGRAELRRYGTVPEHLIAQGLDARTLRERIGGFAGGGHGRVVARG
- a CDS encoding MFS transporter, which produces MQSVGAGGDGDDIVAGGGARRRAEAVAGAAKRGAGGGERPVWSRDFALFFVARAVARLGDTMLPVALAAGLLEHGYGAGAVGLAMASTAAAFAGLVVFGGVIADRFSTRKLMIGADLVRLGTQSLAAALFFTGHVVLWEICAIGFVNGVAGAVFQPGVASTVPRLASDIQGANGAIRIAESAAQLAGPAVAGLLVGFTSPGGVFAAHAATYAVSALCLLLLRLPPLAPGSREPGHGSGAFKADLVEGWREFRSRTWLWGVIAVWCLYMIAVWGPTVPLVATEVVQQHGPRAYGLINSALGAGTVVGGLLALRLRPRRMLRAGAIALFAFAGFPATVGAGFGVPAMAAGAAVAGVGMSFWGVMWATSVQTQVPPDVLNRIHAYDVAGSLAMMPVGQALAGPAAAGIGADHVLLVAGAMSFAVPTVLLLVPAIRGLIRADAIPVGPSGASAPSDAAMRERACPQES
- a CDS encoding MmcQ/YjbR family DNA-binding protein, with translation MPDAEDVRRIALSLPDTTEKIAWNMPTFRVAGKMFVTVPEEETSIAVRCPKEERDELVLAEPAKFWVADHEAGFAWVRARLSALDGEDELRDVLADSWRQAAPPRLLDAYPELGLPSGSGD
- a CDS encoding GNAT family N-acetyltransferase — translated: MAKAKARVKVTVRVLDASQLLAAVDELADLLTDTVDDGASIGFLAPLGRAAAVDWWRERADGVAAGQLAVWVALSGDRVVGTVSLAFPGKPNSRHRAELVKLMVHREARGSGLGRRLLTVAEDAAVAAGITLLHLDTETDSPAEHLYRSAGWTRAGVIPDYAASPAGVLRPTTLYYKRVGEGRAARVGADGEAGAEADLGAGTLTR
- a CDS encoding helix-turn-helix domain-containing protein; amino-acid sequence: MRSEETVATTTDPVDIRLGARLAELRAQHGWSLGELAERSGVSRSTLSRAERAEISPTASLLNRLCGVYGRTMSQLLSEVEAEPALLVRAAEQPVWEDRASGFVRRSVSPPHTGLRGELVEGRLRAGADLAYDRPPVPGLEQHIWVLEGALDVTAQDTEHHLGAGDCLRLRVWGPTRFRCAGPDDVRYALAVVLP
- a CDS encoding LysR family transcriptional regulator; the protein is MIEARRLHILRAVADHRTVTAAAAALYLTPSAVSQQLAALEQETGHRLVERGAKGVRLTPAGEILLSHTNVVLAQLERAEAELAAYSSGAAGTVTVAAFATGIAQVVAPAVTRLARLAPGIRIRVQDAEGDASLPMVLDRQVDVAVAVEYRGAPPADDPRLTHLPLYAEPFDAVVPVTHRLADADEVPLAELAKDSWIGPYPGNPCHEVVVLACENAGFQPRLEHSSDDFRAVVALASADAGVALVPRSALRGMDLTGVVVRPVDGVAPTRRVFAAVRRGTEEHPLIRPVLDALEEVART